From the genome of Anopheles moucheti chromosome 3, idAnoMoucSN_F20_07, whole genome shotgun sequence, one region includes:
- the LOC128303738 gene encoding homeobox protein unplugged, with amino-acid sequence MDKLSTALPATVGSVCGVTDVKFSRPLPSSSFSIENLIAVKRRRSPGRSASPEIDPVDQGSCSPPAVGSNAAGGLLLEASQQQQYLAAAAAGYSAAMLSFSSFPPLYHPWGATIPAAGRYLSQAANEKLSTLLLHHSSGGHKSYPGGEPCAGAYPSSEAQQPSVGMSLPGAASPRGARSGDKLFPNEADLLSKVYAVYQHQHHQQHHSRYHNSSGSPGVTGYVGPLDSNVPHGMATAGNVQLQQQPQLMELPGGGTVAPGGDGEDEERTRPMEDGGESADGSAYSDDISLTLSPSGCGKTTDLGDTDSDACSEDDCTQNSSSSGRVGKSGSGAETSKSRRRRTAFTSEQLLELEREFHAKKYLSLTERSQIATSLKLSEVQVKIWFQNRRAKWKRVKAGLNSHGLGSRNASGSTSGTTGAANKIVVPIPVHVNRFAIRSQHQQMEKMNLVGPKAELRKADLGLAETGGFERFGLSKHLSKVVPTEPSINMVEPLHQLGPTEGATNGTIDNDGDGGGGGGGEGGGGGGGFQLGLGMCSLAAPPHSASHPVALVVNPKTF; translated from the exons ATGGATAAACTATCGACCGCATTACCGGCAACGGTCGGATCGGTGTGCGGTGTGACGGACGTGAAGTTTTCCCGTCCACTGCCGAGTTCCTCGTTTAGTATAGAAAATTTGATCGCAGTCAAACGGCGCCGCAGTCCGGGAAGATCTGCGTCGCCCGAGATCGATCCCGTCGATCAAGGGTCTTGCTCTCCACCGGCAGTCGGATCTAATGCCGCCGGTGGACTCCTGCTCGAGGCGtctcaacagcaacagtacCTGGCAGCGGCCGCTGCAGGATATAGTGCGGCCATGCTTTCGTTTAGCTCCTTTCCACCACTGTACCATCCTTGGGGTGCAACAATCCCGGCCGCCGGGCGTTATCTGTCTCAGGCGGCGAATGAAAAATTGTCCACCCTTCTGCTGCACCACTCGAGTGGGGGACATAAATCGTACCCGGGTGGGGAACCGTGTGCCGGTGCGTATCCATCGAGTGAGGCGCAGCAACCGTCGGTGGGAATGTCCTTGCCAGGTGCGGCCAGCCCGAGGGGTGCCAGAAGTGGCGATAAATTGTTCCCAAATGAGGCGGATCTACTGTCGAAGGTGTATGCCGTCTATCAACATCAGCATCACCAACAGCATCACTCACGGTATCACAACAGCTCTGGCTCACCTGGGGTGACCGGCTATGTTGGGCCGTTGGATTCGAACGTACCACATGGCATGGCAACAGCCGGGAATGTTCAACTCCAACAACAGCCACAGCTGATGGAGCTACCAGGTGGAGGCACTGTGGCCCCGGGCGGTGATGGAGAGGATGAGGAACGTACGCGACCAATGGAGGACGGGGGAGAGAGTGCGGATGGGTCGGCATATAGCGATGACATTAGTCTGACACTTTCACCGTCCGGATGCGGCAAAACGACCG ATCTCGGCGACACGGACTCGGATGCGTGTTCGGAAGATGACTGTACACAGAATTCTTCTTCCTCCGGACGGGTTGGCAAATCCGGCAGCGGAGCGGAAACATCCAAATCACGCCGTCGGCGAACTGCCTTTACGTCCGAGCAGTTGCTGGAGCTGGAGCGAGAATTTCACGCCAAAAAGTACCTCAGTCTTACGGAACGTAGCCAAATCGCGACCAGCCTGAAGCTGAGCGAAGTCCAG GTGAAGATTTGGTTCCAAAACCGACGTGCCAAATGGAAACGGGTGAAAGCTGGTCTAAATTCGCACGGGCTCGGAAGTCGTAATGCTAGCGGTTCTACTTCCGGTACGACCGGGGCAGCTAATAAGATCGTTGTACCGATCCCGGTGCACGTGAACCGGTTCGCCATTCGTTCGCAACACCAGCAAATGGAGAAGATGAACCTGGTAGGGCCGAAAGCTGAACTGCGCAAGGCTGATCTCGGCCTAGCGGAAACGGGAGGATTCGAACGGTTTGGACTAAGCAAGCACCTATCGAAGGTGGTACCGACGGAGCCGTCCATTAATATGGTGGAACCGCTGCATCAATTGGGACCAACAGAGGGAGCCACCAACGGCACCATTGATAATGATGGTGAcggtggtggaggaggtggTGGAGAAGGAGGTGGAGGTGGAGGAGGATTTCAGTTGGGGTTGGGAATGTGTTCACTTGCTGCCCCACCACACAGTGCCTCCCATCCAGTCGCCCTCGTCGTTAATCCGAAAACATTCTAA